The genomic DNA GACTAAGTGTTGTTAATAGATTATAGTAGGAATGGCTCGAATGGGTATGTTCGTGCCATTCTTTTTTCGTTGTTTGTATTCGGACTTGCTCCTTCTTTTTTCTCATGCATCTGTCCGAATCACCACTGCATTTGGACTCTGTCCTCCTTTTTTCGGTGATTCCTGTCCAAATCACCACTGCATTTGGACTCGATCCTTCTTTTTTCGGTGATTCCTGTCCGAATCACCATTGCATTTGGACTCTGTCCTTCTTTTTTCGGCCACTACTGTCCGAATCATCACTGCATTCGGACTCTGTCCTTCTTTTTCGGCCACTACTGTCCGAATCATCACTGCATTCGGACTCGAGCCTCCTTTTTTGGCGACTACTGTCCGAATCATCACTGCATTCGGACTCTGTCCTTCTTTTTTCGGCCACTACTGTCCGAATCATCACTGCATTTGGACTCGAGCCTCCTTTTTGCGGTGACTCCTGTCCGAATCATCACTGCATTCGGACTCGAGCCTCCTTTTTGCGGTGATTGCTGTCCGAATCAACACGCATTCGGACTCTGTCCTTCTTTTTTCCAGCGACCCCTGCCCGAATCACCCTGCCATTCAGACTCGATCCTCCTTTTTCCAGCAACCCCTGTCCAAATCCCCCTCCCCCACCAACCCTTAACACCAAGTTAACACCGCCCTCAACTTATTAATTGACATTCGCTCAAATTCTAACTATATTTATATAGACCGATCTCTATAATTTCTAAAAGGATGACTTCATACGATGAAAATCAAAAAAGAACATACAAAAGAGATTATTTTACAAACTGCTTCTCGTTTGTTTCAACGTCAAGGATATAGTGCGACCGGGGTTAATCAAATTATCGAGGAGAGTGGTACGCCTAAAGGCTCTTTGTATTACCATTTTCCAAAAGGGAAAGAAGAAATTGCTTTAGAAGCGATTAACCTGATGAAGCAGCATGTTCTAAAGCAAACGGCAAAGGATCTCACTTCCACAGATAATCTGATTCAAGCCTTTCAACAACATGTGAACAATATTGCTGTATTTTTCGATTCACCTTGCAGCTTAGAGGGATTAAAAATTGGTCTACTTGCTGCGGAAACGGCGAATACGCATGAACCGCTTCGAGTTGCTTGTGAACAAACCTTCAAAGAATGGCAGGGTCTTTACGCAGAAAAGCTTGAGCAAAATGGCTACGAGACCACAAAGGCTCGAGAGCTTGCTGTTACCATCAATGCCTTGCTTGAGGGGGCAACAACCCTTTCATTAACTAGTAAAAACGGGGATACTTTGCGTTTAATCGCTAACCAAATTCCTACATTACTCAGCCATAAGAACTAGGAGGAAAAATGAATGAATATCGACGCTCAAATGAGTAAAACACAGGGGGAAGAAACGGGTGAATACAAAGTACTCCCTATTCTTGTCTCTTTCTTAATTGCTGGATTCATAGGCTTATTTAGTGAAACAGCCTTGAACATGGCACTTGGTAGTTTAATAGAAGACTTTTCCATTAAAGAAACAACGGTTCAATGGCTAACGACCGGTTACCTACTTACACTTGGAATTCTCGTTCCTGTATCTGGCCTTATATTACAGTGGTTTTCAACCCGACAATTGTTCATTGTTTCACTTGCCTTCTCGATTATCGGAACATTTATCGCAGCGATTGCCCCTTCCTTCGCCGTCTTAATGTTAGCACGTGTGGTGCAAGCAATGGGGACAGCGGTCATGTTGCCACTGATGTTCAATACGATTTTATTAATCGTTCCACCGTATAAACGTGGAAAAATCATGGGACTCATGGGACTTGTCATCATGTTTGCGCCTGCTGTTGGACCAACATTATCTGGTCTTATCTTAAAAAATCTTACCTGGCACTGGATCTTCTGGATTTGCCTTCCATTATTAATCCTTGCTTTAGTTTTTGGATACTTCTATATGCAAAATGTATCCACACCAACGAAGCCAAAGATTGATGTGTTATCGATTGTCTTATCAACGATTGGATTTGGCGGAGTGGTGTACGGATTTAGTTCTGCAGGTGAAGGCGGCGGCTGGGGAGATCCAACCGTGATTACGGCTATTTCGGTTGGTTTGATCGGACTTGTTTTATTCTGTATCCGCCAAACAAAAATGAAACAGCCGATGCTTAATCTTCGTGCGTTTAAATACCCCATGTTTGTGGTTGGATTATTATTAGTTCTCATTTGTATGATGGTGATTTTATCGTCCATGATTCTATTGCCACTGTATTTACAAACATCTCTTGCGTTAAGCACATTTGCAGCCGGACTTCTTCTTTTACCTGGTGGAATTGTGAACGGATTATTATCGCCAGTTATGGGTAGTTTATTTGATAAATTTGGACCAAAGTGGTTAGTGATCCCTGGTCTTGTGATTGTCACTGGCTCTTTATTCGGTTTCTCAACGATCGATTTAGAAACGTCTTCAGCATTCCTTATTGCGATGCATATCTTGATGATGGTTGGCGTTTCCATGATTATGATGCCTGCTCAAACCAATGGATTAAACCAGTTGCCACGTGAACTGTATCCAGATGGAACGGCCATTATGAACACCTTACAGCAGGTAGCTGGTGCGATTGGTACAGCCATTGCGATTTCGATTTTATCCTCTGGCGTGGAAGATTATATGAAGAACGTGACAGATGCAACGAATCCACTCAATCCCTTACTAGCCTTCACTTCAGGGGTACAGGATGCCTTTATTTTTGCCATTGTCATTGCTGTAGTTGGGGTATTCGTTAGTATCTTTATTAAAAGAGTTCATGTAGAGCATCAAGCTTCATAAACAGAAACAGAGCTAATTTTCCCATTAGCTCTGTTTTTTCTTTACGCACTTTTATTCGTTGTCTTTAGGACCATGTCAAAACTGCCGTATTTCTCTTGAACGGCTAAAAGGGCCATTCCACCGATAA from Robertmurraya sp. FSL R5-0851 includes the following:
- a CDS encoding TetR/AcrR family transcriptional regulator, coding for MKIKKEHTKEIILQTASRLFQRQGYSATGVNQIIEESGTPKGSLYYHFPKGKEEIALEAINLMKQHVLKQTAKDLTSTDNLIQAFQQHVNNIAVFFDSPCSLEGLKIGLLAAETANTHEPLRVACEQTFKEWQGLYAEKLEQNGYETTKARELAVTINALLEGATTLSLTSKNGDTLRLIANQIPTLLSHKN
- a CDS encoding DHA2 family efflux MFS transporter permease subunit — translated: MSKTQGEETGEYKVLPILVSFLIAGFIGLFSETALNMALGSLIEDFSIKETTVQWLTTGYLLTLGILVPVSGLILQWFSTRQLFIVSLAFSIIGTFIAAIAPSFAVLMLARVVQAMGTAVMLPLMFNTILLIVPPYKRGKIMGLMGLVIMFAPAVGPTLSGLILKNLTWHWIFWICLPLLILALVFGYFYMQNVSTPTKPKIDVLSIVLSTIGFGGVVYGFSSAGEGGGWGDPTVITAISVGLIGLVLFCIRQTKMKQPMLNLRAFKYPMFVVGLLLVLICMMVILSSMILLPLYLQTSLALSTFAAGLLLLPGGIVNGLLSPVMGSLFDKFGPKWLVIPGLVIVTGSLFGFSTIDLETSSAFLIAMHILMMVGVSMIMMPAQTNGLNQLPRELYPDGTAIMNTLQQVAGAIGTAIAISILSSGVEDYMKNVTDATNPLNPLLAFTSGVQDAFIFAIVIAVVGVFVSIFIKRVHVEHQAS